DNA sequence from the Strigops habroptila isolate Jane chromosome 4, bStrHab1.2.pri, whole genome shotgun sequence genome:
CCAAGCTCTGacaccttctcctctccttgcaGATCGATGATGGCAGTGGCATGAAGAGAGAGGCCACCGTAGACGACCTGATAAAGATCGTGGAGGAGCTGACCCGGATCCATTAGCAGGATTCGGGCTCATTCCCAACCACCTTCCTCCACGGAGAGCAAAGGAATCTTCCCCCCCTGCACCAAACACCAGCCGTGGTGGCCCAAGGGGACCTGGGGGAAGGAGGCTCTGGAGGGGAACCAGCTTGTTTGAGGGGTGTTCCTCAGGCACCACATCATCTCCTGCCTGGATTTAGGAATCCTGTGGACTTTGCTGACCCAGAACTGGTCGCTCTGCTTGGGATGATGTGGTGCCTTTGCCTGGATTCACTCTTCACTGTTGTCTTTAgtatcttctttccttctttcagttttgctttggaTTCTTACGGATTCGTTGGGATTTCTTTGGAAGAGGAAGCGAAGCTGCCTCGGGGGTGAGGGCTGGAGGAGGCGTCTGGGGTGGCTGAGACACGGAGCAGGAGGATTCTTCTCCATCCAAGTGCTGCAGCCGAGCAAGGAcgctcctctctccacaggaTCTGTGGCTCACTCAGGGAGGGAAGTTCTGGGAAGCTCTGGGAAGCTCGAGCAGTTGGTGGTTTCTGAGTTTTACCAAATAAAGTAGTCCAAGAGGAAAGGTCTGGCTCCTGGCACCCGGCTCCTCATCCTCCCTGCAGGGGTGGCACCCGCTGTGCAGAGCCAGAGGGATTCCCCATTCCCACTCCAGGGGAGTTTTCCCTACATTTAGGCACTATTCCATGCGTTCCTGTCCCTGGAGCAGCACGTCTTGGAAGCTGGTGGACTGTGGAAGCACCCATCGTGGAAGCACCCATcctggcagcagccaccagTAGTGGAGTGGATGGGAGACAAAGCTTTCTTCTCCAACAGCCTTTTCCTTGTGTTCAGCCCACATCCCTATGGATCTGGGGGCTCAGGGTGTGATTTCAGCCTCTCATCCTGCATCATCCCACTCTGGCTGCTCATTACCCTGTGTTCTTGCTCCTTGTGACCCTGAGCTGAGCCTGACGCCGATGGAGACTCATCCTCTGCTCCACCACCTTCATCCCATGgggaagagggagcagagccggctctgctgctcctgccctcctcttcctcgcagagggactcttcatcagggactatagtggtaggacaaggggtgatgggttcaaactgaaacaggggcagttcaggttggagataaggctctaaggaagaagctcttccctgtgagggtgctgaggcgctggcacagggtgcccagagaagctgtggctgccccatccctggcagtgttcaaggccaggttggacacaggggcttggagcaacctgctctagtggaaggtgtccctgcccagggcagggggttggaactggaggagctttaagctcccttcatcccaaaccattccatgagtGATTCCTCAGGTGTTACCCTGCACCTCTCCATGTCTCTGTGTCCACTGGATTTCACCCAGTGTGCGATCCCCATCCACAACCCCTCACGTTAAGATCCCCATATCCCATCCTGGGCAGGTTTTCCCTAAatccctccctccagcagcactttTCCAGCAGCACGAGGTGggcagcatcctgcatcccaaCAGTTGGGTTTCCTCTCCCTGTTTcctggcaggagcaggctgtATTTGGGCATCTCTCAGCTCAGAGATGCTGGTTTGGATTGGGGGAAGCACATCCTGCCCCTTTACAATGAGCCTGGGCTCTGTGCTCGGTGCTGGCTGTGAGCAGGAGGCATCTGTATGAGCCTGGGTGTTGAAGCTTTGGGGTGAGATGCTTCCTTGGTGCCCCACCACAACTGGGGGGGTCCAAGGAACAcaccagcctggctctgcaTGGCTCCCATTAGCAAAAgtgggggtgctggggtgatGCTGGCAGCATCCCCCCCTTTTACTGTGCAAACAGGCTCCTGCGGTGGGTGTTTATCCCATGCACTGCCCCTGCTCCATCCATATCCCAGGGTTGGGATCATGTCCCCCCTGTGTTGTGACCACCCTGGGGGTCCTGCACCCCTAAACCACCTTATTCCCCCGCCCAGCACCCTGTAACCCCCACTTGTAAGCATGCAGGGGGTGACCCCAACCCTTGGACAGGGCTGAATATCTGGGGGTTGGAATCCTTATGGAATGGGGACCTGGAGCCTGCAGGGATTGACCCtggagcagcaccagcccttTGCTCCCTCCCATCAATCATTTACCTGCCTCCGACCTTCACTCCAGCCCCTGGCGcttggaggggggggggggttgtttggttggggggtGACCCCATTGCACGGGtacccccccagcaccccgtTGGgtgcccccccagcacccccagctccacTTTGGCCCCTTTATCTGCTGCGTGCTCCTCTCTGGTGGGtccctgtgcagggctgggaaggcGGCCCAGTGCcgccaggaggaggaggagcggtGGGGAGAGGCCATGCCGGAGCTTTGCCAGAtgtgggaaagggagagaaaggggggGAACGACGCTTCCCGCCGCGTCGGGAGACCCCATTCCCTGTATCCCTGAGCCCCCACTCCCATCGCTGGGATTGGAGCCGCTCGCTTCGTCCCTACGAGCCGGGCTTAGCGCGAGCATCCCCAAAGCAACGCGTCCCTCCATGGGTGCAGAGCCGGGTGCTGATGGgtccccccccacccctgcaGCGCTCCCCGCTCTCgcctccctccaccccccgCATTGTTCCCGGCGTGGAAGCcgggaggaggagcagggccAAGGGCCAGCATGCGGTAGGCGCCCGTTGCAGGAAGGCAGGAGCGTGCCGTCGCCTGGAGCCGCCTGTCATGTTGGTCGAGCTGCTCTTCCAGGCTGCCTGTGTGTCCCTCTTCATCCCGGGCGGCCAGGGCAGGGTGTATCCCGGGAGGAAGAAGCCGGCCAGCTTTGCCGTAGAGAGGTAGCCGGGtttcccccttcttctccttcttcctttccttctccttctcccagctACACCTGGGCACTGGGTTGTGCTGTGCCAAACTCCAGCTCTCCGGCCCCAAAACTGGTTCTGGTTGTGCTGCCCATCCCTCTGCATCCATGTCCCGCTCTCTTCTCCATGTTTGGGATAGTTGGGGTACGGTTCTCCTTCCATCCCACTTGTTTTGGGGTCACGCTGCACCCCGCTTCACCCCGTCCCTGCATCCACACACTGCCCGCTATAGTGTGGCCATGGGCGCGTTGTGACCGCTCCTCATATCCCCTTATCACCGGGGCACAGGGTTCCCCAATGGCTTAAGGAGCTCCCCCAGGACCTTTGCTCTGTCCCAGGGGTTTGGGATGGGGTGGCCTCACCCCCTCATCTCCCACAGGCGCCGCGTGGGGCCCCACGTCTGCTTCTCCGGCTTCGGCAGCGGATGTTGTCCCGGGTGGATGCTGTCTCCGGGCAGCGGGCAGTGCACCCTGCGTGAGTAATGGGCTCATAGCGGGGATATGGGGGGTCCCTGCCCTCCTCATGGCCACTtgtcccctctccccacagcaCTTTGTCCCTTTGGTTGCGGCAGCGGCTTGTGCATCGCTCCCAACCTGTGCTCCTGCCCCGATGGCGAGCAGGGCATCACCTGCCCAGGTACCACCCCAAACCTCGCATCCCTCCTTGTCACCTgcatcccatccctgccaggATGCTCCCAGCGCAATCCCTATGGGATGGGGTGGCATCGGTGCCCTGTGGACCCCAACATCCCTGTTCCAGAGCCACCAGGGACATGCGGGGAGTACGGCTGCGACCTCGCCTGTAACCACGGCGGGTGCCAAGAGGTTGCCCGTGTCTGTCCCCTCGGCTTCTCCATGGTGGAGACATCCAACGGCATCCGCTGCACCGGTGAGAGGGATGGGGGGGTCCCGGCGGGATGGGGGTCATGGTCCCCcatctccatctctctcttctcACCCCTCAGACATCGATGAGTGCCTGAGCGCTGCCTGCGAGGGGCTCTGTGTGAACACCGAGGGCGGCTTCGTCTGTGAGTGCGGCCCCGGGATGCAGCTCTCTGCCGACCGCCACAGCTGCCAGGGTgcgtggggctgggagggggacGGGGGGACaggggagaaggacttgggggtgttgggtgaggagaagctccccatgatccggcttcagtgtgtgcttgagcgcagaacccccccgtgtgctgggctgcacccccagagcgtgagcagcagctcagggaggggatcctgcccctctgctctgtgaCATCCCGCTTGGATGCTGCATCcaggtctggtgtcctcagcatcaggaggacatggagctgttggagcgaggccagaggaggccacgaggatgctcaggggctggagcagctcccgtatggagccaggctgagaacattggggctgttcagcctggagaagagaagctgcgtggagacctcagagcagcttccagggtctgaagggggtacaagggtgctggagagggaccttcatcagggactggagtgacaggacaaggggtgatgggttcacaCTGAAACAGGGGGGAAttaggttggagataaggaagctgttccctgtgagggtgctgaggcgctggcacagggtgcccagagaagctgtggctgccccatccctggcagtgtccaaggccaggttggacacaggggcttggagcaacctgctctagtggaaggtgtccctgcccggggcagggggttggaactggaggagctttaagctcccttcatgccaaaccattccatgattccatgaccCTCCCCGCAGACACAGACGAGTGCTTGGCCACCCCGTGCCAGCACCGCTGCAAGAACAGCATCGGCAGCTACCGCTGCTCCTGCCGGCCCGGGTACCACCTCCATGGGAACAGACACTCCTGTGTGGGTGAGCGCTGCATCCGAaccccctcttccctccccacaccACGAATCCAATGGGATGGAGGCGACCATTGACCCCATTGATGTGCTTTTGCCACCTTACCCTCACCCTTGCATGGGCTTGGTGCTCCTGAGCCAATTCCTGGGATAACAGCGACATTCCCGGGATGTCACTGACTTGTCCCCTTGTCCCCAGATGTCAATGAGTGCCGGAGGCCGGGGGAGCGCCGCACGTGCCAGCATTCCTGCCACAACACCCCGGGCAGCTTCCAATGCTCCTGCCGCCCCGGCTACCGCCTCAGCGGGGACAGGGTGTCCTGTGAAGGTATCCTTCCCATCCGGATCAGCGCCGGGAAGCGGAGCAGGATGCTGCCGttccctgcccttccccaaGTGATGCCCGttccctcctttcccaggtTACCCCAAATCCATCCTGGCGCCATCGCCCATCCTGCaatccctgcagcatcctcccaCCCTggtcctgctccctcctcccgGCTCCGGGGCATCCCTCCTGGTCCCCAGGGGCTCCCCTTCATCCCAGCTCCCCGCTGCGGCTCCCGGTACCCAattccctccctcttctccGGTGTTCCCGGCCACGGAGCCATCCCAACACGCAGCTCCCGGATCCTCCACCCCATCAGCCCCGCGCTGTTGGGACCAGGGGGTCCCTCGGGAGCCTGGTGCTCGCTGGATGGAGCCGGGATGCcggagctgctcctgcctggtgAGCACCGTGTCCCCCCTCCTTGTCCCACCTCCCCATGTCACCATGGCCCTGCTGAGCCACCCTGTGCCCATGCAGGGGGGACAAGTGCTCTGTGAGGCCGTGACCTGCCCCACGGTGACCTGCTCCCATCCATTGCCTGCTCCGAGCGGGAGCTGCTGCCCCACTTGTGCAGGTgagccccaaaacacccccccccgccAGCCCCATTGCATGGGGCAGCCCCCCCTGACC
Encoded proteins:
- the VWCE gene encoding von Willebrand factor C and EGF domain-containing protein translates to MGPPPPLQRSPLSPPSTPRIVPGVEAGRRSRAKGQHAVGARCRKAGACRRLEPPVMLVELLFQAACVSLFIPGGQGRVYPGRKKPASFAVERRRVGPHVCFSGFGSGCCPGWMLSPGSGQCTLPLCPFGCGSGLCIAPNLCSCPDGEQGITCPEPPGTCGEYGCDLACNHGGCQEVARVCPLGFSMVETSNGIRCTDIDECLSAACEGLCVNTEGGFVCECGPGMQLSADRHSCQDTDECLATPCQHRCKNSIGSYRCSCRPGYHLHGNRHSCVDVNECRRPGERRTCQHSCHNTPGSFQCSCRPGYRLSGDRVSCEGYPKSILAPSPILQSLQHPPTLVLLPPPGSGASLLVPRGSPSSQLPAAAPGTQFPPSSPVFPATEPSQHAAPGSSTPSAPRCWDQGVPREPGARWMEPGCRSCSCLGGQVLCEAVTCPTVTCSHPLPAPSGSCCPTCAGCLHEGVARAEGDVFSLSDGNCTVCVCLAGNISCISPECPPGSCPSSSSPDCCSCQPAKCSFRGRTYAHGARFSLDGDECTICVCRAGEVECSFAPCPALDCPQHQQHLSPGQCCFTCRDPPAPAGCFLDDNGVEFPIGQIWSPGDPCELCICQADGSVSCKRTDCVETCPYPIRIPGQCCPDCSAGCTYMGRIFYNNETFPSVLDPCLSCICLLGSVACSPMDCAIFCTYPFHPEGECCPVCNDCNYQGRKVGNGQTFTPEGQPCTRCTCQLGEVSCEQRLCPRSCAELAAPCQAQATDVRLPLQSSDPAPSLSPSLSRSLSPSHEDTPIATPTRPPTSRPPRPRLAQLLLPNTAPPGPSLGGAGAGERPEATLSPSGHPSLPPNTPSEAGAPPAPTGSPRAQGPPEDTEPFAVTPARGDSPGATAP